From Brassica napus cultivar Da-Ae unplaced genomic scaffold, Da-Ae ScsIHWf_1724;HRSCAF=2353, whole genome shotgun sequence:
CTATAAAAGCCAGTGAGTTTTTATAACTTACTCGACAACAAGTCAACAACGTCTTCTTTTTGTGGGTTCATAAAACCGATTTTTACAATTGGTATAGGTTTTGTTGCCGGACTGCTTTTGTGAATTCTGAAATGCTTATTCTTTCCTTACTTCATTCATTCTTGAGTTGAGACACTAACATTTGTAAAGATAACACACTGTTCATGCACGCACTATTGCATTTTGAGTTGGtcaataacaataaaaattagCTTCTAATTCTGCTCTTTTAAAGTGGTCTAAACCACAAAATGACCCGTCTTTTAAATTCTACTTTCCCTTAAAACAACAAGACCAGAAGGGTGATAAACCAGAGTCCATGCCTTTCCAAACAACTCAAATCAATCTTTGGACGTTATAACGAGTAAACCCAATGCCCCTATGAGAATATACTGCAACAAGAAGAGAACATGCAAAAAATGTCTTAAgtcacaaaacaaaacaaactaatttttttttcattttgggttTGATCAAAGAGTGACTTTGTACCTTGATGATAGGCTTTTCTGTCATAATGATAGTCACCCATCCAACATAAGGCAAGAACCTGAAACAGACAAAACCCATTTCTGAGTTACCAGACAGCTTTCGGTTTAAACACATACGTGCACTAAGAGTTCTGTGATTGACGTTACCCGACAGCACGACCCATTATATGATGTCGATGAAGCCACTGCTGCCCTTCAGCATACAGAAGTCTATCATCTCCATAGTTATTGTCACCTAGAAACAgtcaaaacttaataaaaatctGATTGTGTGCTGAAGAATTAAcactatgaaaaaaaaaacagctcaAACACTCAAAAAggtgaagttttttttaaatcagcaGAAGAAATACCTTTCGTCAAAACATCGACATCTCCTGTATTCTCCCTTTCGTGAACCTATAATGTGAATCAAGCTTACTTCACAATATAAGTAACTGAGAGATGATGATAATGAAGACGCCTTACCTTAATGACACGATGTACAATGGGAATATCACGACCCTGAAGAGAGAAGCAAACTGGTTAAAAACACAACAAGAATCAAAgataatgaaacaaaacaagaagatGGAAGCTTACATCAACATTGAAAACAACAATTTCTCCAGCTCGAATAGGGTCTTTACTCATGTGCAAGAACAGTATATCCCCCTACAGGTATGATTCAGAGTTTGAGCATCAAACAGTTTTGTAATGTAATGCATCTAATTAAGTCAACAGTTACCCTCTTGAAGCCAGGCTCCATACTTCCAGAGAGAACAACAACCACAGGAGATTCGCTGCCAGTGACACACATCAAAGCTTTCCATATGATCAAAGCAGACGTAACAATCATCCCTAAGCAGACACAGACCAAAATTATAAAGTTGCAAACTTTAGCTATAAGGTTTATCACATTGTGACCTCAAGATCCTAATTAATCAAATTACTGGTCGAAGAACTAACCAAGACTGATGGCTTGAGTGAGAAGCTGACGGATCTGAATGGATTTGATTGAATCTATGGTTTCTCCGATCCAACCCATCTTTTTGATTTTCGGTTTTCTTCTGATTCTCGACGAGATAAGGGTTCAGATCGCAGAGACGAACGTTATTTCAAGCGAAgcagaggagaagaagagtcCTTCGGGGTCAAGCTCTTTAAAAGGCACGATTTCTCCAAGAGCGTTTTTGCCTGAATCGGAGAACCGGTTTACAAATGAGATCCGGTTCAGTGACGTGGTTTAAATCTTTGGTTGGCTACATTTTCATGACATGGTAGACTGCATTATTATGACGTggcatatactttgatgacatgGTTGACTCTATGCTTATTCACTATTTTCAAGATCTTCTTGATTAAAGAATCAACTCGATTAATGTTATGCTAGATGATAATGGGCGCGCATACTCGTAAAAAATCTTTTGTATTactattttttcattaaatagtttaaatattttgtaataatacaatttttatcgattgtaaaatgacgaatacaaatgttagTATCTTAAATGTATCATTATTGTTGAAGATTTAACGTATTacaactcattttaattatttttaaaatttcgtatgcacaaaaaaaaattaaattttgcgTCTGACACAAATCATCAAAACCATATAACCAACATTGATCGTAAAATGATGAAAgaggattaggttttctgctctcgatttatTTAGTATTAACTCTCTATaagtgattttattttctatctctataaaattgtgctttcaTTCTCGTTTTTGTTTCActgatatgagttttgttttttttcttaacttcttCTGTGAATTCGGtaaattacataagtgtcaatttaaaaagatggacatctgtaaaaattagctccactccagatacatatctaagaatcaatattttgaagaaaatcatcAAGAAACTCTATTtacaggttagtgttcaaatctaatatatcaagttgttatataatataagtgcgGATTcgaaatataaatatctatgtattcaccagttcggtctaaaatcatataattctataacaataaaacaaaatacttATTTTACTAACCTACGATTTTGAGGTTTAATTACTTAAGAGTATaccgataaaaatatatataatactttaccgttatagtatatataaactatgtataaactaagaactgtttgatttattaaatgataaataaaaaacttataataaataattcaaatctctcattcttacaattatacTAGCTAGATAGGATATTagagagaaacaaatattagacgaatgatcaaatctcaTATTCTTCAAACAAACTCAAAATAAAGTGATTggaatcttgtcatgatatttcattaaaatctttttaggaataaaaatcaaaactaaattatttaatctgaatgaaatgatatatatatatatatatatatatatgtatatatatatagtacttccaatattaaaaaattacttcgatttgaagaagtatATTTCTGAGATTGTCAAGATCAAATAACAGAAAGAGAAATTCTCTAGGATAGGCCTAAAaatgtttttgtcacaaatatagatcttaaaataaaaatgaccaaaataaactttaatgttttatcaaaagaaataaatatacacttatacccctaggtttaattaatctagacattaaggtttagagttaaagagtggaatttaggatttaaggtttatgatttagggtttagagtttagggtttagagttgaggagtggagttttggggataggatttcaatttttttaaaataaaaaacatttaaaattttcaaaataaaaaataaaaaatgttattttgggcACTTTAGTTTTtgaggtctatttttgtgacaaaaacttaaaaatggctatttgagagaattaccctattagaaaccacctatttaaaaaataatttgtataaataaaagTATACACATTAGAataagcacataaatcaaaaccaattctttttgtttatttacaatcatgtttttggtaaataaaccaaaacaattattttatttactttatacggtatataattaaactttaatgACATtgacataaataaatatagtacattttaatataaatatttattattgacactttgtactcatataattttattaacatttgtatatttactgtaacaaaaatttaaactgtTAATCACAAAACTTCCAACGTTAGATTTTtgaatacaaatttcaaaaataaatattaagatctcaatagTTTTTCAATGTGAATTTTGAAATtagcatatttttatatttttatatagtatataatttaatttaagcgatatatatatatatatatatatataatattaataccTATTagtgagacttcatattcatacgatttacgatcatttgtatcttgattgaacaaaaaaagttaaaccgtTGATCCAAATTTTCAAAGTGTGACATTTACCATtcttagtaatttatagtcgttctaaaaaaaatcaaaatataacatataagaacaaatctaaatgtgatttttaatttcttttaataatataaaattaaacaaaaagatagagtatacaaaaattgttatcaaatatatattattcataattattaattattgtatatatgttaattatgttaggtaattccatagcttttatttaaggaaagaaataagaatattcgtttgtacactactaatcaatttatagttaatttaataaaaatatatatatatatatatatatatatatatatggaccaacttattatTCTAAGATTCTAAGAGTCATCCTAGTAATGACACGTAcctacgaaaacatgttgtaatgctctAGGATTATTATATAGGGGATTAACTAATAAGAGGACTCTGCGTTTATAAAGATAAATTGGAACAATTGAGTGCAAGCACCATGTCCAAGACAATCCGTCGTTGTGTTCTGAGCGCTGGGAAAATGTGTAATCTTATTGTCCTTGATTCGTCGTATTTTTTCGAGGTAGAATACAAAATCATGTCCTTCATCAGGTTCCGAGACCATCTTCACCAACCGAGAATAATCTGTCGTAAACGTTACATAGAGTTGTCGCAGATTATATGATCCATCGTACATATGAAAGCTTCCAATTCTACGTGTAGAAGGGAAAAGTTGTTCCTTGTATTCTTGGCCCATATTAATCCATCAAAATCCTCTAATGTACTATACCAATCATTTCCAGAGTATATAATTAATGATCCTTCCAAGATCCATTAGTAAAACACCATCTTTCTATTCGTGAAGACATATTTTGTGTTTCTTTGTTGTTGAATTAATTAGGAGTTTTCATCCGCCAtgcacataaataataattttaaatataatatttttttacttgaaaataaaattttagtttacctttgaaaattaattttttactattttaaattaccggtttggaaaaaataaaaccataactgtattttgtagttttattctttttgatttggtttaaaaattttaatttaatattatttaaattttagtagggttaaaattacattttataaaaatattttttttaatttagattaTATTATACTCTATGTAATGATTATCTATTCAAATAGTTCTCTTATCACCTACTTTAAATCTGTCGATATTtaactatataaattttaataatatagtattCATGAGCCAtgcacataaataaattttttaatataatattattttattttctaataaattaGATTAGATTTGgaaattattttctataatttaactTCGTCggtatgtaaaaaataaaaccataaatgtattcttttgtagttttttcttttgatttggttaagtattttactttaattttaactaaattaCAATAGAGTtaatattacattttataagaaaatagattacatttcataaaaataaaattttaatttatattatattgtatttaatggtatttgttttaaatatgtCTCTTAACATGTAGTTTTAAATATGtctatattcaaatatatatatatatatatatatatatatatatatatatatatatatatatttaaaactttagATTATTATTTCGTTAAATAATGTTAAgctattgaaatttttttttaattaatataatgaaccgataaatttaaataaaattctaatcatttgaatatcaaaacaattatttgattagtgtttatttagttttgtatttgttaATACACACTTACAACTAATTTtgagtatatatacatatatacaagataTGGTATATAAAttgatgtaaaaatatatttgtaattatatttagtttatttttattaatttatatatatgtatattttaatataatggtgatatatgagttattaattaatattatttgtaaatagttttggtaaaataaaaatttatagaaaaaattacattaacGGATATATGAATTAATGgttatcatattaaaaaaattacgaaaaacataaatttttataaggaaaATTGTACATGTCATAATTTTCAAAAGTCATATcatcattttttgttaaaaattgaATGTGGTGATGATACATGTGCAAatcatttcacaaataatgtTTAGGGGATACCAACATCAAGTGATTGATGATGCTGAAATGAAATCATCTCCATTCTTAATTTGAATTCTTCTTGCATTTATTTGAATTTCAAGAATGGTGAAAACCAGACTTAGCATAAAAATTTGGCTATCGAGGATTTTGAACTGGTGAGTTAGGTAGTCTTTGTCGGTGAGGTAGATTGGGACCATGAGGATTTGGGGGACTGAAAGGAGCAATGATGATGCATCCAGGGGCGAATCTAGAGTTTTTTCCAGTTGGTGCATTattgatataaaattgaaaatgacAAAAACTGAGACTCGAACTTAAGATATTATGGGTGCACACAATGATTTTTTACCATCTTAACCGAtgattttgttaataaaattctgaatattaataatattatgggTGCATGGGACCCCATAGTTACTAACCTGGCTACGCCTCTGGATGCATCCTACACGGTGAGGAGGCGCTGGACAAAAGATGTTCGAGGATTGAATTTTGTTGTTTCTagaaaaatcttaaatttaaagaTCAATATAAGTTGAATTAAAAGGCTTAGTTATTGTGATTCTTAAAATTCACACTAAGTATTTAGAGtgtttgtttataatatattaaggAAGAAAGAATTTAGGACACAAAACTCTTTAGAACAATAACTATGTAATCAGAAATGCTATGACAGTAATTAACTGTATTATTGAATATCGGGTCGCAAGATCACAAGTATgaacaaaattaaaactaatcTTAAGAGAAACGAATAAGACAAGGTCGGTGTGTTTTATTGAGAAAACTCAATGTCTGAATGTATGTAtctggtgtgtgtgtgtgtgtgtctgccGATATCACCattcttctttttatatttgttgTTGTTTACCCTCTACATCTCCTCCAACTTCTTCATTGCGATCCCATATATTTGACAtacatttagatatttttctccTTAAAACGTGTGGAtatatctctattattaaaagagaagtaccaataTAAATTGCCCCTTAGTTTTCAaagttatttacattttaatgcCACCGAAGTAATAAATATACCTCCTTTTagtatttttgtcttttatagtttaattaatgcattttcttaaaataataaagtataacaaattatgtttatttattaaaaaatatttcttataatctgggcaaacaataaattatacttagTCAATGtcaaaaatgtaataaaattttattattacggggtggttattttttattttggtatattaactatgtctaaaaaacataaaagtgttataaaaatacataatataaaccacaaaattttaaataatatattgaattatttaatcgtattaattaaatataaaaatagataaccattttattttacattaaaattttgattcataaaaaatatatttgcacGAACACacgagttatattttaaaaatagggTTGTAACAGTTGAcggatcaaaaaataaaataaaatgattgtatttagaaatatattaaataattatttaatatatatatatatatatatatatataaattttaaaaacatatattaccatttatacaagataaacatatattattaaaagagaagtaccaataTAAATTACCCCTTAGTTTTCAAAGTTAGTTACATTTTAATGTCACTGAACTAATAAATTTACCTATCTTTTAGTATTCTTgtcttttatagtttaattaatgcattttcctaaaataaagtataacaaattatgtttatttattaaaaaatgtttcctATAATCTGGgtaaacaataaattatacttagTCAATATCAAAAATGTAACAAGATTTTATTATTACGGGgtggttattttttattttggtatattaaCTACGTCTAAAAACATAAAGgtgttataaaaatacataatataaaccacaaaattttaaataatatattgaattatttaatcgtataaatcaaatataaaaatagataaccattttattttacattaaaattttgattcataaaaatatatttgcacAAACACacgagttatattttaaaaatagggTTGTAACAGTTGAcggatcaaaaataaaataaaattattcattataaattctaaaatgattgtgtttaaaatatattaaataattatttaatatatatatatatataaattttaaaaacatatattaccatttatataagataaatattttttttgcaaaccAAAATGAATATCTgcgcgggtcaagctctagttatACTTACATCTGCATACTATCCTATTTTCGtgtaaatatgaatatatatatatatatagagagagagagagagagagagagagagagagagagagagagagattgtgtATTACATTTCTATTCTAGtttctaaataaaatagaacacaacaAAGTTGTATCtcgtttgaaaataaaatataactacaGCATATGTATGTGTTATAGATTTAAAATCGAGTTTCTGTAATATTgtataaaatctaaatatatgtttgttttgaaAGTTTCAAATCATATTAtgtgtataaaatatatgtcttaaatatgttaatataaagttttatcACTTTTTGAATGAAAACAATTAAAAGTTGAAAGGACCGGGaaaacaaatttgtaaaaaaaacttgTCCATCGTGAGTGTGAGAGAGAAGAGTAATATGTCAATTATTATACAATACAAAGAATATATCATGGCATATAGCTTGATATGATCATTTGGtgaattaaagtttttttttatatacaaccaaattcccaaatattttgttggttaactttttttggtcaactcaAATTTCCCATATTTATATTGAGAAAAAATTCTTGATTTTTAGTTTAAGATATTCTAAAAGGAAAGTTcctatttaataattatatatatttacttttaaataattatatatatatatattaattagcaTATGGCacaaactaatttatattgtcATGTGATCATATATTTATCAATTTTGGAAaccaaaaatagaataatttttttttctttatcacaaaaaatctctataatattatttgagaagtcactttTCTAGGTGTCGCGCTCACGTTAACTCTTACGGTTGTTGATTACTATGATACccctaataaaataaaaaagtccATTTAAttctttactttttaaaattttccaaaaacaatataaataaaaaggaaacatttataaattttttaaaataatttaaaaataaaaatatatgtatatataatatgatttcataaaaaaaggaaagttcacaaaatagtaatattccatttaaaaaatatctttaagtaacaaaaatatacttttgaagtaataaaatacttttttaatcTACATCTTCTTAGATGAAATATGTATTTGTAGATAATgcgatttcattaaaaaaaaagttcacacAAATGATCTTGGTATtagaaaagaaatatttttcttttaaaacataattttacacaatacaaatatatactttcaaagtaattgaattttttatatatatctatatattttcttagatgattacacaAAATAGTTAAGTAACATAAACGTATATAggtttaattgacaaaaaaataaatttttattattattattgaaatgtttatttatgttttttcatatatttagtttacTATAATATCTTACAATTAcgggaaaataaataaattttattttacttatataatataatttataaaatacaatcaCATTTTTACTGCATATTTTAAGAGAtattgaaaaaactaaaaataaattttagtaataaacaTATTAACAAATGAACATATTAGCaactaatccaacttatatctaaaatcatagatgtAACTAAAATAAGAATGTATAATTTATTAGCAACTAACccaacttatatataaaatcatagatgtaactacaataagaatgtataatttatttattttgtttatataataataatttatttattttgtttatataataatagtttatttattttataaatttaaattatatgatgacTTAAAACCTATTaacaaatgataaataaaatactaactcactgttacaatttagatcttttgtaaaatttatatatatgcatgagactttagaatattatcattatattaatttatgttatttgaaatcagacattttagtttattttttattttattctaatcacaatatatcttaaattatacataatcttaataaaatatacttatgtatttaagacaacaaccaacctaaaatgtaaataagaaaattaatcaaaattaatatatttacaaaaataattattatagttgaattcaaATAATATGTCCAAATGACAACTAAATTGactataaaaacaacaaaatcaattagataaatatttaattaaagtaatatgatataattaatataaattatacataaaaattataaattaatttgaaattaaaaataaatatcaattaattatcatattatatttattttataaatatttatgtccgtgcatgagcacgggaaaatcacctagtatatCTAATATAATCAGTCCAACCAATCATGGGCTGGTTAACAGTGCTGGCTTCACATATGAGGCGGTTAGTGCGACCGCTCTAGGACCACtccaatttcaaatttttttgtttgattttttttgttaacatgtAAACGTTATATAATACTATGTTTAAATTTAGATGaccataatataaaattatgataatgcaaatttttgtaaaaataaataaaagcaaataCAAAcagttatttaataataatttaaaaatattttcttcaaatatatatttttaagaaaatatagctttaaaaaataattttgcagCCCAAGGGCCCCTAGTTGCAACCAGCCGGCCCTGCTGGTTAATTTCATCATGCAGCTTTTTataagatatttacgtttgtTCATATCATGAATAATTAATTACAGCCaatattctaatatatatatagttggaAAACAACCTAGGTCTAACGCGAgtcctccccccccccccccccccccccccccccccccccccatggAATCACTGCAGCAGAACGATCGTCAAACCATCACTACAGGATCGTCAAACTCAGACCCTGTCCCAGATGATGTCATTGTCGAGATACTCTCTAGATTACCAACGAGAGAAAAAAGAGATTTAGTTGGATAAAAACTTATTTGGGGTATGATCCGGTTGAGAAACAAGTCAAGGTATTGAGAATAACATGGGAATGTGAAGTATACCATGCAATCTCTGACGAGCATCAAGTTCTGACATTAGAAACTGATAAAATGTCATGCAGAACGATTGAATGTGGTACACCTCATTCTCCTAGTTCTGGTGGTGTATGCATCAGTGGTGTTTTGTACTACAAAGCTGCTGATCAATTATTTTCCAAAGTTTCTATGATTGTATGCTTTGACGTTAGATCTGAGAAGTACAACTTTGTTAGAGTTAGAGAAAGTTCCATTGGAGCAGTGGATACTACAACAACTCTGATAAACTATAAAGGTAAATTGGCTTCACTTATGATGGAAAGGTCTTATAGCTTTTGGAGCAGTATAAGTTTTGACATGTGGGTTCTACAAGACCCCGAAAAACAAGAATGGTCGAAGCATACTTACAAGTTTCCCATCTTGAGTAATGAAGTTAGAGAGGACACGTTATACTGTGTTAGAGTGTCTGGTACAAATGAAATTGTGTTATTTCCCAAATATGTATCCGaccctttttatattttttactacaATCTCCAGAAGAAAACTAGCAGAAGAGTTGAAATCCAAGGAATTCGAGGGAAAAAGGTTTATACTTTTCTCGACCATATAGAGGACGCGAAGCTTACGTAAGTGTTTGGATTGTCTCATCATAAGGACTGTAATAGAGCCATGATCTTTCtacatgttttcttttctttttgatattCCTTATCTTCGGTTTGTCTTTGATGTGTTATTTATCTATCCTCTTGTTCAATGTGTTTCATGCACTCTGGAGCTAGAAATTGTAATGTTACAAGAAAGATGCGTACTtggtaatattttaaaaagtaattcatctggatatgtatacatatattctGCTCAATATACACACAAACAGCTCCGGCCGGCTGCCTTACGGGGGCAGTAAGTGTAACCGCCTCTGGACCGGTTCAACATGTTTTAAAAATGGAGTTAAATTTGAAGTAGattggaaatttttttaatctaaactctattatgaaataaaaattgaatgtgTAGGAGATGCTATTATAAACAATTTCGCAGATGTGTAAAGGGTATTTTCTGTATGAATACGTTACAAACAACTGGTATGGCTATGTTTGGTCGGCCTGATTCATGTGAGATCTAAGAATACATCATTGATTGTGATCTTGGTTTGCTACAACAGAGTATATGAAAATGTTTCCTacagttaatatattttttcttatacagATTGTATAGTTACAACAGCCTTTGAACATGCATGATACATATATGTAGTACTTCTGAATCGTCAAATGTATAAACCTTTCTGATGATGATATTTGTATCAAATATGGAAAAATCTTGGGATCTTGTGAAATGATCTTTTACAGAGAATGTGTCAGTGGTTGGCTACAAGATGCTAATTGACGTCCCTGAATGGCTCGCTCCCTACGGTATGTTCTCTGAGAAGCTTAGCATATCCCGCAATGAATCTGCAGAGATTTCAAACACAAAGGTCAatcatttacatattttttggaCAATAGTCattgagtctttttttttttttttgtgaacttaCCCCGCAAGAAGGATGGCTAGAGATGTAAACCTGAAAACGTGCTGATAACACTTGTATTTTGATTTCTTATGTTTCATGTCATAACCAGGAGGAATATATTTGGGGCTCACGTATCCGTACTGCGGACGAAGAAGAAGGACAAACCCAAGCAAGAAACCAGCAAGAAATCCTCCACAATGAGCAGAGTTGTCCACACGTGGTAAGAATCCAACACTTAGGTTCAGTGCAATGATCAAGATCAATGTCATAAGTGCGGTACACTGCAAAAGTCATTAAGATCAGCCTTCAATAATGTACCATAAACCGAGCCGGTCATGAGATATTGGAGGAGGGGAGGGATTTTAAACA
This genomic window contains:
- the LOC125598503 gene encoding signal peptidase complex catalytic subunit SEC11C-like; its protein translation is MGWIGETIDSIKSIQIRQLLTQAISLGMIVTSALIIWKALMCVTGSESPVVVVLSGSMEPGFKRGDILFLHMSKDPIRAGEIVVFNVDGRDIPIVHRVIKVHERENTGDVDVLTKGDNNYGDDRLLYAEGQQWLHRHHIMGRAVGFLPYVGWVTIIMTEKPIIKYILIGALGLLVITSKD